In Hermetia illucens chromosome 1, iHerIll2.2.curated.20191125, whole genome shotgun sequence, one genomic interval encodes:
- the LOC119661538 gene encoding uncharacterized threonine-rich GPI-anchored glycoprotein PJ4664.02, which yields MKRCILLLLIMVYNSGSYPTTEPSDKSSNEDDPSKQIIGSSVVTSVSVILNGDEPQFTDAVGNTIPKPLVPLQVASPINLLNPDRYEFYTFNDNGELVKRLMTLDEIQSIVANGNGDGAVIHSFPINDRDPEKNVHDIVESVQKVLNKEVAWKKNLTNEHLVLDTPDVSSSWSMILPAIFGNTGTEIFPNKPQQVAMTPEADVLTRKPPTKVPLIHKPQKPVPSHNKPSIENEAQNSNIMNNAMAKPSFSKPEYLTTTTNEKPISVKSTTKSPPATTTTTTTRKPTTTTTHKPTTTTTRKPPTTTTTTSKPTTTLAPTTSRTTVTTPKPTTSSTTTTIKPMFEKPISSPVNVSPTKKVPPTTEGSLMEVSQSHVPMNGIDTKYGSEPEFSEYHQYESVPLASTGSYGGLEADDLVENPSMGYLSPSLDTDLPTKEDINTKISIDQILETLTNDMNTEKVEMETNTKLYTTIEPVLYNGDLSKPHKKQEIVYTTETDSTTTNSPEQKTEAEKDSIGNGSQEESNTLHFEPLYAEIRDPIVNDFSTEIPLAETTTTTMINDLGTTLGDTPGDDKHDEFTSHLQAQPIKTEDKPLSVVETIDQLINDQKKSTPASVVTEPVSMDQSIKIQGASNEISMDDYVHQAATIASNLEGNINSKPTTTPSNEVTDMSEPEESNEISNLIPDVVNQITDAPQADPNRPDEIDLSNRVSNIAYLNPNLLVPLKEPMATPKPVKVEHLDEAVMKESVPTTTIAPETPVTHTRFNLRPTYQSHIKNSGEASAEVTTQTEPNSAIEVNTPYYIKINSIKAEAHLTTEPPKPAEQLITTIVPTTIPPVKATKENDNSMNFQTFATESSTESEDALVTELTTSKIDLITDTPTSHETEQAYVKLGESTEKLDDMLQTTTVSADLTNVPEMSTTTQAATTIPVKESSSNTLKPVHYYKHPSSATDQKLMQFNNQRPVVRPPALSNLKVTPVGQPPRIPVRLDPIPGPSLGLKSSTIGQDEDVLAFAQLCNELAFNYWKSITAEKISPARSLVISPFALTSMLSMVFLGARGGTSGEMNEILKLDDMVTFNPHLVFKNITDSVEKIRDSHIAAAAFIREVYTDRSNGKVLQFFKEKVQQFYSGHVEEVNFNIVSDIIRRRTNLLVKRHTSGKVPEYLRTNSVWVNGPFATISANLIQTDCTRASVFDRDGEMFFQVHPSIRQRRLVPIPAVVWRAGFTAGYDPEVDATVVAFGNAFNTISTIYVMPGQQGVAAAGDNLERLETSLIETEIGANVWGRLLSSLHERPGLEVQLPRFSHRSFINASAGLQRMGLKSIFNSDDADLRGLTGSANRDVYLSDMIQVNTFTTCGEGRIGEQHHVEMYPAPPLRRKHSGVGQEARSEVKSEEHVGTVQDSGRAIYDDLLDPKYLEVPLQLRPRQARIPEAPRLRFDKPFLYFVRHNPTGMILFMGRFNPRLLP from the exons ATGAAGCGGTGCATATTGCTTTTACTGATAATGGTGTACAATTCCGGATCGTATCCGACTACGGAACCAAGCGATAAATCCAGTAATGAGGACGACCCATCAAAGCAAATTATCGGTTCTAG tgTTGTAACATCAGTTTCAGTAATACTCAATGGGGACGAACCGCAATTCACGGACGCTGTTGGAAATACCATTCCAAAACCACTAGTCCCTCTGCAAGTGGCCAGCCCTATTAACCTCCTAAACCCCGATCGTTATGAATTCTACACTTTTAATGACAATGGTGAACTGGTAAAACGCTTAATGACTTTGGATGAAATTCAAAGCATAGTAGCAAATGGAAATGGCGATGGGGCTGTAATCCATAGCTTTCCAATAAATGATCGTGACCCAGAAAAGAATGTCCACGATATTGTCGAAAGTGTTCAAAAGGTTCTGAACAAAGAAGTGGCTTGGAAAAAGAATCTGACTAATGAACATCTGGTCTTAGATACACCAGATGTATCCTCATCTTggtcaatgattttgccagcaATTTTTGGCAACACAGGAACCGAAATATTCCCTAATAAACCGCAGCAAGTTGCAATGACCCCAGAAGCAGATGTGCTTACTAGGAAACCACCAACAAAAGTACCCTTGATCCACAAACCTCAAAAACCGGTACCCAGTCATAACAAACCTTCTATTGAAAATGAAGCGCAAAATAGTAACATAATGAACAACGCAATGGCAAAACCCTCATTCAGCAAGCCAGAATATTTAACTACCACAACGAATGAAAAACCAATCTCGGTTAAAAGCACAACTAAATCGCCTCCGGCAACAACAACTACAACCACAACCCGCAAACCTACAACGACAACAACGCACAAaccgacaacaacaacaacgcgGAAACCtcctacaacaacaacaacaacctcaAAGCCAACTACAACTCTAGCGCCAACAACCTCCCGCACTACGGTCACAACCCCCAAACCAACAACTAGTTCAACGACGACAACTATTAAGCCTATGTTTGAAAAACCAATTTCATCACCAGTGAATGTATCACCGACCAAAAAGGTTCCACCAACAACTGAAGGTTCATTAATGGAAGTTTCGCAATCACATGTCCCAATGAATGGTATAGATACGAAATATGGGTCAGAACCCGAATTTTCGGAATATCATCAATATGAGAGTGTACCATTAGCTTCAACAGGTAGCTATGGTGGCTTAGAAGCTGATGACTTAGTCGAAAATCCTTCGATGGGCTATCTGTCTCCATCATTAGATACCGATTTGCCAACAAAAGAGGACATTAACACTAAAATTTCAATAGATCAAATTCTTGAAACACTTACAAATGATATGAATACCGAAAAGGTTGAAATGGAAACTAACACTAAATTGTATACAACAATTGAACCTGTTCTATACAACGGTGACCTTTCAAAGCCGCACAAAAAACAGGAAATTGTTTATACAACAGAAACAGACTCAACTACCACAAATTCTCCTGAACAAAAAACGGAAGCTGAAAAGGATAGCATTGGAAATGGATCCCAAGAAGAGTCAAATACTCTCCATTTTGAGCCCCTCTATGCAGAAATTCGGGATCCAATAGTTAATGATTTTTCAACAGAAATTCCCTTGGCAGAGACAACGACGACAACAATGATAAATGATTTAGGGACAACTTTGGGTGATACTCCAGGCGACGACAAACATGACGAATTTACATCTCATCTACAGGCTCAACCAATAAAAACTGAAGACAAACCGTTATCAGTGGTAGAAACAATTGATCAGCTAATTAATGACCAGAAAAAATCTACGCCAGCGTCTGTTGTTACTGAACCTGTAAGCATggatcaatcaatcaaaattcAAGGAGCCAGTAATGAAATCAGCATGGATGACTACGTTCATCAAGCTGCAACTATAGCATCAAATCTTGAAGGGAATATCAATTCTAAACCAACAACGACACCATCCAACGAAGTCACGGATATGTCCGAACCCGAAGAATCTAATGAAATCAGCAACCTCATTCCTGATGTTGTGAACCAGATTACGGACGCTCCTCAAGCTGATCCCAATAGGCCTGATGAAATAGATTTATCTAATCGAGTATCCAATATTGCATATCTGAACCCAAATCTACTAGTTCCACTCAAAGAACCCATGGCTACTCCGAAACCAGTGAAAGTTGAACATCTTGATGAAGCAGTAATGAAGGAAAGTGTGCCTACTACAACAATTGCTCCTGAAACTCCAGTAACACACACTAGATTCAATTTACGTCCAACGTACCAGTCTCATATAAAAAACAGCGGAGAAGCATCCGCGGAAGTGACTACCCAAACAGAACCAAACTCTGCCATTGAAGTAAATACTCCTTATTACATCAAAATCAACTCGATTAAGGCCGAGGCTCACCTTACGACAGAGCCACCTAAACCAGCAGAGCAATTAATTACAACGATTGTGCCTACAACTATACCTCCTGTAAAGGCCACGAAAGAAAATGACAATTCAATGAATTTCCAAACTTTTGCTACTGAAAGCAGTACAGAAAGTGAAGATGCTCTGGTTACTGAGCTTACCACTTCCAAAATTGACTTAATTACGGATACTCCAACATCCCACGAAACAGAACAGGCTTATGTGAAACTCGGCGAGTCTACCGAAAAGCTCGATGATATGTTACAAACTACAACAGTTTCTGCTGACTTAACGAATGTTCCTGAAATGTCGACAACAACGCAAGCTGCAACTACCATTCCAGTAAAAGAATCATCTTCGAACACCCTGAAACCTGTACATTATTACAAACATCCATCCAGTGCAACCGATCAGAAATTGATGCAGTTCAATAATCAAAGACCAGTGGTCAGACCACCAGCACTTAGCAATCTGAAGGTTACACCGGTCGGCCAACCACCCAGAATTCCGGTCAGACTTGACCCTATCCCAGGCCCCTCTCTGGGGCTCAAATCTAGTACCATTGGGCAAGATGAAGATGTTCTGGCCTTCGCTCAACTGTGCAATGAGCTGGCCTTCAATTACTGGAAATCAATTACAGCCGAAAAAATCAGCCCTGCTAGAAGTTTAGTCATATCACCATTTGCTTTAACGTCAATGCTGTCCATGGTATTTCTAGGAGCTCGAGGTGGAACCTCTggagaaatgaatgaaattttaaaacttgATGACATGGTGACATTTAATCCTCATTTAGTGTTCAAGAATATTACAGATTCAGTTGAGAAAATCAGGGACAGTCAcattgctgctgctgcttttattcgtGAAGTCTACACTGACCGATCGAATGGAAAAGTCCTGCAATTTTTCAAGGAGAAAGTTCAACAGTTCTATTCAGGACACGTAGAGGAAGTGAACTTCAATATTGTGAGCGATATCATTAGGAGACGCACGAATTTATTAGTGAAGAGACATACATCTGGTAAAGTTCCGGAATATCTCAGGACGAATAGCGTTTGGGTGAATGGACCATTTGCCACTATTTCCGCTAATTTGATACAG ACTGACTGCACTAGAGCCTCAGTTTTCGATCGTGATGGGGAAATGTTCTTCCAAGTTCATCCTTCCATTAGACAACGTAGACTAGTTCCAATTCCAGCTGTTGTTTGGAGAGCTGGATTTACAGCAGGCTACGATCCTGAAGTTGATGCTACTGTTGTCGCCTTTGGCAATGCATTTAATACAATAAGTACAATCTACGTAATGCCGGGACAACAAGGAGTTGCTGCTGCTGGTGACAATCTAGAACGTCTAGAAACAAGTCTTATAGAAACCGAGATCGGCGCGAATGTTTGGGGCCGCCTACTGTCGTCACTACATGAACGTCCCGGACTTGAAGTTCAGTTGCCAAGATTTTCGCACAGGTCTTTCATCAATGCTTCAGCCGGTCTTCAACGAATGGGACTGAAAAGTATTTTCAACTCCGATGATGCCGATCTACGTGGTTTGACCGGATCAGCGAATCGTGACGTCTACCTTTCAGATATGATTCAAGTTAATACTTTCACCACTTGCGGCGAAGGCAGAATAGGAGAACAACATCATGTTGAGATGTATCCAGCACCACCATTGCGCCGAAAACATTCGGGAGTTGGTCAAGAGGCACGAAGTGAAGTTAAGTCAGAAGAACATGTTGGCACAGTCCAGGATAGCGGTCGAGCAATTTACGACGATCTCTTAGATCCAAAGTATTTAGAAGTTCCACTTCAGCTGAGACCACGACAAGCTCGCATTCCTGAAGCACCTAGACTTCGATTCGATAAACCGTTCCTGTACTTTGTCAGACATAATCCAACCGGTATGATTCTGTTCATGGGACGCTTCAATCCTAGACTGTTGCCATGA